The sequence GCCATTGCATCCGGATCAAAAATCTACACTTGCCGCTCAGTCTTCGCCCTATTTTCCTAAGCCCACTGCAACTATTGCTTCAATTGAAGTGCAACTGAGGAATGCTCTACCAGTACCAGATCGGGAGGTACCCTTCGAAGATCTTCTAGAGTTTAAGAACTCAAGGAAGGACCAGATAGGCCGGCTTCACGCAGAACTAAGCCAAGTTGCGTCAAGATATGTCGGAGCAATGGATGACGAAAAAGCCCTTTCATCCGCATTGATTGATGTTAACACAGCGGTCTCAGAGCTTCATCGTGTCTACGAGGAAAAGTGGATTAAGAGAACAACCAAGAGTCTTACGTCTGCATTTGCTTTTGAAGGCGCATTACCGGCTGGGGTAGCTTATTTACTGGGTGTTGAGATAGACAAAGCTTTTCTTGTCGGGGCCGGCGTTGCGATTGCCAAGTCTGCTGTGACGGCGAGCGTTCCCGACAAACACAAAGATCATCCCTATTCCTATGTACTGGGTGCGAGAAACATATAGGCTTGGTCCTTA is a genomic window of Sulfitobacter alexandrii containing:
- a CDS encoding DUF6236 family protein; protein product: MSGDGRAITMLRGVMLPPIGTKREDDGRTSFFISGDGAFLSTVPAAVLYWDRLYAPIAIRGMAPHYDAAVESLVALGIAESFDLKSENEFSLGDIPSMISKYAASLDELDSRDSQVWSVMPLHPDQKSTLAAQSSPYFPKPTATIASIEVQLRNALPVPDREVPFEDLLEFKNSRKDQIGRLHAELSQVASRYVGAMDDEKALSSALIDVNTAVSELHRVYEEKWIKRTTKSLTSAFAFEGALPAGVAYLLGVEIDKAFLVGAGVAIAKSAVTASVPDKHKDHPYSYVLGARNI